GGCTGTGGGCTCACACTAAGGACCTGAGGCTTTGGTGCCCACCTGGGTCATCCCTAGGGTGACTTCCTTCTGGCCAAACCTGGGAGGCTCTAGGGTCCCAAGAATCTTGGGGACCTAACCTATGCCCTGTTGTCCCAGGAACATCCACCCCAAGTCCCTGCCTTCCGAGCGCATCCTGCCAGCACTGTCCAAGGACAAGGAGGAGGAGATCCGCAAAATCCTGAGGAACAACTTGCAGAAGACCAGGCAGCGGGTGAGGGCCTGCTCCCCAGCCCGACCCCCAGGGTACAGGAGCCCTGCAGCCCCTCTCCACggcagccctgccctgcccgTGCCCCTCGGCACCCACCGCAGGGCTggcctggcctccagaactgccCCCACCCCTCCATGACCAGAGCCTTCCGGCGCCTGCACTGCCCTGATGCTGTGCCTCCCACAGCTGCGGTCCTACAACAGACACACGCTGGTGGTGGACCCCTACGAGGAAGCCTGGAACCAGATGCTGCTCCGGAGGCAGAAGGCCCGGCAGCTGGAGCAGAAGGTAGCCTCTGCCTTTCTCTGGGAACCTGTATCCCACCCCACTCACCCAAGCTCCGCCACAGCCTCTGCGGAAATGTACCCATTCTAGGAACAGGGTTTGGCTTTCGAGGGGCTTGTTGGCCGTGTAAGGGCATGGAGAGCCATGAAGAGTTCTAAGCGAGGGATTGGCGTGGGGGTGTGGGGTGTGGCCTGGTTAGGGCAGTGGCAGGGGACAGAGGAATGGGTGGGTTTAAGGCTGGGCAGTGTAGGTGTGTTCagggaggctgtgacaggagccTGGGTTGAGCCCTCAGGAGCTCCTGAAGGGCCAGTACGGCTGCCCACACAGGCACAAGGGACGGGGAGCGAGTGCCCCGCATACATGGAAGGTGGGGTGGTACTGGCCGGGTTCTGTCCTGAGGGGCTCCCTCTGCCCAGCTGCCTGTGCTCACGCCGTCTGTCCTCTCTGTCAGATCAACAACTACCTGACAGTGCCAGCCCACAAGCTGGACTCGCCCACCATGTCTCGGGCCCGCATCGGCTCAGGTAAGGGCCTGGTGAGGGGCCTCAGGACTGGGTGCTCTGAGCTGCCGCCTCCTAAGGATGGGGCTCCACAGGAACAGGCCCCAGCCACTGGGAGGACAGGCCTGGCCCTCGCTGACCTCAGGGGCCCCTCCCAAGCCATGAGCTGCTTCTACGTCAGGGGCCATCCCTAGGGACAGAGATGTTCCGGATGAGGACTGTGCGGGGAGCTGGgagagccatggtgcctggcagGAAAGCGGGGTATCTGCCCCTTTGAGACCCCTAACGCGTGTGGGGAACGTGAGGGCAAGGCCCCAGGGTAGACGGATGCCGGGAGGAGCCCCAGGTCTTGGCCTGTGGAGGGACACCTCTGGGAGCCCCTGTGAGAGGAGAGAGCCACAGTCTGAGGAAGGGAAGCTGTGGGGTGGAGGGTCTCAGAGGCCGGCTTCTGAGGCCTGTTGGGACAAGGACAGCTGTGCTCATGAGAAGACCTGCAGGAAGCGCTGACGTGGCCGAGTGGCACATGCTGGGCTGGGCTCCAGAGCGGAACCCAGCTTGTGTCTTGCTTTTGGTCCCAGACCCGCTGGCCTATGAGCCGAAGGAGGACCTGCCTGTCATCACCATTGACCCGGCCTCCCCGCAGTCACCCGAGTCTGTGGACCTGGTGAACGAGGAGCTGAAGGGCAAGGTCTTGGGGTTGAGCCGGGATCCTGCGAAGGTGGttgaggaggacgaggaggacgATGGGGGTATCATGATGCGGAGCAAGGAGCCTTCGACCCCAGGAACCGACGATGTCTTCACCCCCGCACCCAGTGACAGCCCCAGCTCCCAGAGGATACAGCGCTGCCTCAGTGACCCAGGCCCGCAccctgagcctggggagggagAGCCGTTCATCCCTAAGGGGCAGTAGCGCCAGGGCCAGCAGGCAGCGCCCGTCCCCTCACAGACTCTCCCACCAGAGCAGGGGCTGCTGGGGGCTCCCCTTGCCCTTCCTGATGCGGATtggccctgcccctccccctaCCGCATGGCAGCTGGGCCCACAGCCCCCGCCCCAGCACAGCTCCCCACCACCGCCTCCTGGGAAGCATCCGCCCCACCAGAGCTGCCTCCCCAGTCCATTTGGCAGAACTGCTGGGGCTGGTGAGGCCGACTCTGCCTCTCCCTAGATGCAGGCTTCTCCGGGACCTGGACTAGGGCCTTGGaggctcctccctctgcctcatcctcctcctcattcAGACCAATCTTAGTTTCTAACCAAAGAGTCTCTGGCTCAGCTGTGGTCCCCCCTGGGAAGGGAGGGAGCTGAGGCCTCCCTCGGCTTTTTTAGGGGACACGCCAGGGGTACCAGGCacatggctgggggagggacTGCTGACCCACCAAGGTTTCACACTCCTGCcagctctgtcaccctggctacCACCCCAACCTGTCCTTACTCAGAGCTGCGGGCTGAGGGCATCTCTGAGCGTCTCTGCCTGGAGCAGGGGTGGTTTCTAGGTCGACAGTGACGTGACTCAGAGCTTTCCGAACTGTGCTCCCATGGGGACTACTAGGCCCCTCAGGGGATGCTGCTGGGGGAAGGACTGGCCGTGGGTCCAGAATGTGCTGCCtttttaagtttcatttgttCACACTTCTATATATGATTGTTTGCACAGAGGGCactcctgttttttaaaacattttgaaaacccCTGGCTGAACAGTGCTCTGCCTCTAACTCCCTCCTCACACTCCAGGAATTACCCTTGTTCATTTGTGCCTGTCTGTCCAACCCCCTCCCCCATGTTTCTCTGCCTGCTGGGCTCTTAACTATTGCCCGAAGACTGTGACATCAGAAGTAACTCCCACTCCTAATCAAGAGTCTCTCCAGCCTCACAGATGCTGGCCTCTTGGCACCTGCCTAGCTCTTGGGCCTGACCTCCAGTCCTGCTGGCCTGCTCTTACTTCCCCCACCCTGGGTTTGGCCCCTGGAACCTTTCCCTCGTGTGTACCACACCCTGCCTGCCGTGGAGCCCATTGTGGAGGCGGTCAGGGGTGGGGGGAGAAGGCCTCCCCTGAGGATCTCCTGTCCCCCGGGGCTGGTGGGTTGGGCAGAATCCTGGGCCCCCAGAGACCTTTGCTCACACACACTCCTTCCCCCTGTCCCTGGGGCACTCCCCCAGGATTGTGCAATAGTCAGAGTTGTCCCTCTTTGCAGGGGACTGGGCCATGCGTCCTCGGCCCATCTGTCCATCCTCCTCTTCATGCAAGTGCTGTTTGGGCAGGAGTCACCATGCAAGGGTGACGTCGACAACCATGTACCAAGCCACCGCAGCTGCTGCCACTCTGCCGCCTGTACAGAAGAAACTGAATCTTTTTCATATTCTAATAAATCAATGTGAGTTTTTAATAGAGTCAAGGGCTGCTTCCTGGGGACGAGGGTCTTTAGGAGGGACAGTGGCCTCGGGGCCTGAAGTACTTAGTTCAAAGGCTGGCACAGAAACACTTCATGGCTGTCAGCTGCTGGGATGGTTGTtcccacatgccaggcactgagatACCGCAACGAGCTAAGCAGGACGTGCCCTGCCCCGTGGGGGAGAGCGGCACTAACCAGTGCCCAGTGTTTGTGCAAGAGGTGAATAAGaggcagaggagagggaggggatgGCAAGGAGGACCCTCCTGGGTCCCAAATGAGTGATATCccaggaggagaagaagaagaaggagataTCCTGAAGAAGGAGCTGAAGCCTCCAGGTGGAAAAGGACCCAGAAAGTTCCCAAACATTGCAACTTGGAGCTGTGCCCACAAACACTGGGACCTGAGAAAAGGCCAGGTGGCTGGGTCAGAGTGACAGGGGAGGCAAGGACGGGGCCTCGTGTTCCACGGTTAAGATTTTGCTCTTAACCGTGGGAAGACCAAAAGGGCAGTGGGAAGTCACTGGAGCCCTCAAGTTCTCACCTGTAAAGTGGGGAGTGACCCCTGCATGAGAGAAGCTCAGGTGTGTGCAGACAGCATCCCTAATCAGAAAACCCAACACAATGCCACGAATGAAGAACGCACATCTGACCTCATGAGACAGGTTGCAGTCAAAACTTTGCTTCATGcgcaaaattatttaaaatatataaatttgggccgggcgcgatggctcatgcctgtaatcccagcactttgggaggccaaactgggtggatcacctgaagtcgggagttcgagaccagcctggccaacatggcaaaaccccatctctactaaaaatacaaaaattagctgggcatggtggtgtatgcctgtaattccagctactcaggaggctgaggcaggagaatcactggaacccaggaggcggagtttccagtgagctgagctcgaaccattgcactctaacctgggcagcagagcaagactctgtctcaaagaaaatatgtggccgggcgcggtggctcaagcctgtaatcccagcactttgggaggccgagacgggcggatcatgaggtcagcagatcgagaccatcctggctaacacggtgaaaccctgtctctactaaaaaatacaaaaaactagccaggcgaggtggcgggcgcctgtagtcccagctacttgggaggctgaggcaggagaatggcttaaacccaggaggcggagcttgcagtgagctgagatccggccactgcactccagcctgggcgacagagcgagactccgtctcaaaaaaaaaaaattaaaataaaataaaatatataacattgcTTTCAGGCTATTTGTAGAAACTgtatatgaaacaaatgaatttcatgtttagacttggattctatccccaagatatctcattatgtatgtgcaaatattccaaaatctgaaacacttctgctTTCAAGCATTTGGGGTAAGGATCGCTCAATTCCTAATGGGGTAGATTCAGCAGAGGTTGGAGCCCTGAGGTGCATTTCCTGGATCCAACCACCAGAGGGCAGTGGGGCCTTGGCACGCACCCCAGGCACCCGTCGAACCTGGGCTGTCCAGGAAAGCATTTCCTTTGCCCGGGCTAGGACCTGAGTATGGAACTGGTTTGACTCACAAAATCTGAAGTGATTAGTTTCAAGAGGATTACAAGGTCATTATTAAAGCATTATTCCTGTATCCATCCGTTCCCTAGCAGGAAATGGATGTTACAGCCATCCCTCCATATTTTccggggattggttccaggatccacATCCTTGATCCAAAATCCTTGGATGCTTAAGTTCCtgatgtaaaatggtgtagtgCTGTTGGCCCttcatgggttctgcatccatggattcaaccaactgcaaattgaaaatattggggggaaaattcaaataataaagtgtaacaactatttacatagtatttacattgtaatctagagatgatttaacgTATATGGGAGaatggctgggcacaatggttcacgcctgtagtaccagcactttgggaggccgaggcaggtggatcatttgaggataggagtttgagaccagcctgaccaacatggtgaaaccccgtctctactaaaaataaaaaaattagctgggtgtggtggagcatgcctgtaggcctagctactggggaggctgaggcaggagaatcacttgaacccaggaggtggactttccagtgagccaagattgtgccactgcactccagcttgggcaacaaaaaatatatatgtgggAGAATGTATGTAGGTTATAGGCAAAtactacattattttatataagggacttgagttTCCGTGAATTTTGGTACCTgggagggtcctggaaccaatcctccatGGATACCAAGAGATGAATGCATTTGCATATAACCAACACTTATCTTCCCATATACTGTAAATCATCCATAGATTACctgtaatacctaatacaatgtaaatgctgtgtaagtACTTGTcggctaggtatggtggctcactcctataatctcagcactttgggaggtggagatgggcagatcaattgagcctaggaattcaagaccagcctgtgcaacatagtgaaaccccacctctacaaaaaatacaaaatttgcctgggcatggtggtgcacgcctatggtcccagctacttgggaggctgaggtgggaggattgcttgagcccaggaggtcgaggctgcagtaagccatgtttgcgccactgcactccaacctgggtgacagcaagaccctgtctttaaaaaaaaaaaaaagttgttttactggtttttaaagttgtatttttattgtattgttattttttgttcactcgtttttatgttttcaatttgtGCTAGGTTGAATCTGAGGCTGCAGAACCCGAGGGTACAGAGGCCGACTGTATATTCAAAGGGGTACCAAGAGCCTTCAACTAAGGGATTAACTGGAGATGTGGGCAGAGTTGTGGGAACCTACCAAGGATGGAACCCAGCAGGGCTCACGCTACAGGAAGCCGTTACAACCCATAGAGCTGAAAGGGCAAGAGGAGGGAGCTCTCATCATGGGAGGGGACTGCCCAGCTGGAGCTGTGGCCATGCTTACAACAGCCCCTGCCAGAGAGGGAGTCAGGGAGGTTGGGGGTGGACAGCTTTCATCCTGATGGTGCCTCCCACTGGCCAATCCCAACTGAAAGCCCGAAGGGAAGGCAGCCAGAGCAGGTTGGCCCTTCATCGAATGGGAAATGTGGATGTGGAAGGGAAACAAGCGATCCAGGCAGGGCTATTCCTTTTACCCCTCAGCACCCACTCTTTTCCTTTGGgtgaaggctggagtgcagtggcgcaatctcggctcactgcaagctccgcctcctgggttcacgccattctcttgcctcagcctcctaagtagctgggactacaggcgcccgccaccacgcccggctagttttttgtatttttaataagagacggggtttcaccgtgttagccaggatggtctcgatctcctgacctcgtgatctgcccacctcggcttcccaaagtgctgagattacaggcgtgagccaccgcgcaacCGGGCTCTTTAAATAAGACAGCGGGGCATgcaaataacaacagaaaattgCTACAGCCCCCACTTTGGCAGCTGGTCACCAGGCCCAAGTTAGCAATCACAGCATCCTTCCTCCACCCCCACTTTCCTCTAACCATGTGCCAGCACTTTGGCTGACTGGGGTTTTTATAGGTGGGGTGTCCTAAACCTTTACTCCTGTGCAGTTCAGCCTCTTCTGGTCTTATGTTTGTTAGATTGTCACATTTCCCCTTCCCTGTCAATACTGGAAGGGGAACTGCGGGGACTGAGGCACCTGGTGAATCCCCTCTTTTCTGTCATTGTCTTCTGCCCTCCCCACATTGTGTAGTAGGAACGTATTTTCCTTCCGGCAATCCTAGCTAATCACCCTGTCAAGTACAGGACAGTTGactcttttctctgccttttagtTAAGCAACATACACACCTCAAAATgaccagggttttttttttttttttttgcttggggGCCGTCCCGcacctgaggcaggaagatggtggCCGCAAAGAAGACGAAAAAGTCGCTGGAGTCGATCAACTCTAGGCTCCAACTCGTTATGAAAAGTGGGAAGTACGTCCTGGGGTACAAACAGACTCTGAAGATG
The genomic region above belongs to Piliocolobus tephrosceles isolate RC106 chromosome 1, ASM277652v3, whole genome shotgun sequence and contains:
- the LOC111547636 gene encoding 60S ribosomal protein L30-like isoform X2, which codes for MQVLFGQESPCKGDVDNHVPSHRSCCHSAACTEETESFSYSNKSMKMVAAKKTKKSLESINSRLQLVMKSGKYVLGYKQTLKMIRQGKAKLVILANNCPALRKSEIEYYAMLAKTGVHHYSGNNIELGTACGKYYRVCTLAIIDPDDSDSIRSMPEQTGEK
- the LOC111547636 gene encoding 60S ribosomal protein L30-like isoform X1, coding for MQVLFGQESPCKGDVDNHVPSHRSCCHSAACTEETESFSYSNKSMLNLRLQNPRVQRPTVYSKGKMVAAKKTKKSLESINSRLQLVMKSGKYVLGYKQTLKMIRQGKAKLVILANNCPALRKSEIEYYAMLAKTGVHHYSGNNIELGTACGKYYRVCTLAIIDPDDSDSIRSMPEQTGEK